A part of Bacillus rossius redtenbacheri isolate Brsri chromosome 1, Brsri_v3, whole genome shotgun sequence genomic DNA contains:
- the LOC134529314 gene encoding allatotropins-like — translation MRSYTAQMLMLALLLAALSLVAAGPRSYPSQRSKPRAIRGFKNAALSTARGFGKRDGSELPDPDQPERFSVDSLPVDWFVQELRSNPELARIIVHKFVDADQDGELSAEELLRPVY, via the exons ATGCGCTCCTACACCGCTCAGATGCTGATGCTCGCGCTGCTCCTGGCGGCGCTGAGCCTCGTCGCGGCCGGCCCCCGCTCCTACCCCAGCCAGAGGAGCAAGCCCCGAGCCATCCGCGGCTTCAAGAACGCGGCGCTGTCCACTGCTCGGGGCTTCGGCAAGCGAGACGGCTCCGAGCTGCCCGACCCAGACCAGCCAGAACGCTTCTCCGTGGACAG CCTGCCTGTGGACTGGTTCGTGCAGGAGCTGCGCTCCAACCCGGAGCTGGCCAGGATCATCGTGCACAAGTTCGTGGATGCGGATCAGGACGGCGAGCTGTCGGCTGAAGAATTGCTGCGACCTGTGTACTGA